A single genomic interval of Blastocatellia bacterium harbors:
- a CDS encoding NUDIX domain-containing protein, which translates to MMWEPAEKPIRTAARALITRDGHVLVTVNVDPVGEWYLLPGGGQRHGEDLVSALRRECREEIGCDVRVGRLRFVRDYIGKNHEFADEDAEQHQVELIFECELMPGEEPNPRAAADSQQTGVKWLPLASLASYRFYPRALIPYLASTDAADAVVYLGDVN; encoded by the coding sequence ATGATGTGGGAGCCGGCAGAGAAACCGATTCGCACGGCTGCCCGCGCGTTGATCACGCGCGACGGTCATGTGTTGGTGACGGTCAATGTTGATCCAGTCGGAGAATGGTACCTGCTGCCCGGCGGCGGCCAGCGGCATGGCGAAGATTTGGTGAGCGCGCTCAGGCGCGAGTGCCGCGAAGAGATCGGCTGCGATGTGCGCGTTGGTCGCCTGCGGTTTGTGCGGGATTACATCGGCAAGAATCACGAATTCGCCGATGAAGACGCCGAGCAGCACCAAGTCGAATTGATATTCGAGTGTGAATTGATGCCGGGAGAGGAACCGAATCCGAGAGCAGCAGCCGATTCCCAGCAAACCGGCGTCAAGTGGCTTCCGTTGGCGTCGCTTGCTTCATATCGCTTTTATCCTCGCGCGTTGATCCCGTATCTGGCGTCAACCGATGCGGCTGACGCGGTGGTATATCTGGGCGATGTCAACTGA
- a CDS encoding fatty acid--CoA ligase, with amino-acid sequence MSSIQVQLLAELTRVHAMKRADQIALWFEGNQTTYAELDRRANQVANGLLSEGLPPASRVAVLSKNTDAVFELLFGAAKAGQTLVVVNWRLAPQEVTYILNDAQARLLFVGADFCDIVNKTSSAWPTVQKIIALEGSSTPWESYAAWRARQSSDEPQVTVTGSDVVVQLYTSGTTGRPKGAQLTSDNLLALVSAGVNELQLVTAEDINLVCMPLFHIGGLGYGLVGLYGGSTNVILREVIPVEILRAVARHRVNKMFLVPAVILFLLQTPEIEQTDLSSLRLISYGASPMPLELLRRAMNVFRCGFGQVYGLTETTGAITFLPPADHDPSGTPRMRSCGKPFSTVEIRIVDAEGRDLPVGQVGQIITRSPQTMKGYWNLPEETAHAIRDGWFYTGDAGYLDEDGYLYIHDRVKDMIISGGENIYPAEVENVLFNHPAVADVAVIGVPDEQWGEAVKAIVVKKAGVEVTADELIAFAKQHIASYKAPKSVDFVEALPRNASGKILKRELRAPYWAGRERQVN; translated from the coding sequence ATGAGCAGTATACAAGTGCAACTCCTCGCCGAGCTGACGCGCGTGCACGCAATGAAACGCGCTGACCAAATCGCATTATGGTTTGAGGGGAATCAAACCACTTATGCCGAGCTTGACCGTCGGGCCAATCAGGTGGCCAACGGCTTGCTCAGTGAGGGATTGCCGCCGGCCAGTCGCGTGGCTGTGTTGAGCAAGAATACGGACGCGGTCTTCGAGCTGCTGTTTGGCGCCGCCAAAGCTGGTCAGACGCTGGTCGTCGTCAATTGGCGACTCGCGCCGCAAGAAGTGACGTACATTCTGAACGACGCTCAAGCGCGTCTATTATTTGTCGGAGCTGATTTCTGTGACATCGTCAACAAGACGAGTTCTGCCTGGCCCACCGTGCAGAAGATTATCGCGCTAGAAGGTTCATCCACACCCTGGGAATCCTATGCAGCTTGGCGCGCGCGGCAAAGCTCGGATGAGCCGCAGGTCACCGTGACAGGTTCAGACGTTGTTGTTCAGTTGTACACCAGTGGGACAACGGGCCGACCCAAGGGCGCGCAGTTAACCAGCGATAATTTGTTAGCGTTGGTTTCAGCGGGCGTCAACGAGCTTCAATTGGTCACTGCTGAAGACATCAATCTGGTGTGCATGCCACTGTTTCATATTGGCGGCCTCGGCTACGGATTGGTGGGCTTGTACGGCGGCAGTACGAATGTGATCCTCCGTGAGGTGATTCCTGTTGAGATTTTACGAGCTGTTGCTAGACATCGCGTGAACAAGATGTTTTTGGTTCCAGCCGTCATACTGTTTCTGTTACAGACGCCGGAGATTGAGCAGACCGATCTATCCAGCCTCAGACTGATTTCCTACGGCGCGTCGCCGATGCCGCTGGAGCTCTTGCGCCGCGCGATGAACGTTTTCCGCTGCGGTTTTGGCCAGGTCTATGGACTGACAGAGACGACGGGCGCGATTACGTTCCTGCCGCCGGCGGATCATGATCCCAGCGGGACTCCTCGGATGCGTTCCTGTGGCAAGCCGTTCAGCACGGTGGAAATTCGTATTGTTGACGCCGAAGGCCGTGATCTTCCTGTTGGTCAGGTTGGGCAGATCATCACGCGCTCACCTCAGACGATGAAAGGCTATTGGAATTTGCCAGAAGAAACTGCGCATGCTATCCGAGACGGATGGTTTTACACCGGCGATGCGGGTTACCTGGATGAAGACGGCTATCTCTACATTCACGATCGAGTCAAAGATATGATCATCAGCGGCGGCGAAAACATCTATCCGGCAGAAGTCGAGAACGTGCTGTTCAACCATCCGGCAGTTGCCGATGTCGCCGTTATTGGCGTGCCCGATGAACAATGGGGTGAAGCGGTCAAAGCCATTGTTGTAAAAAAGGCTGGCGTCGAAGTCACTGCTGATGAGCTGATTGCCTTCGCCAAACAGCATATTGCCAGCTACAAAGCGCCTAAATCGGTAGATTTCGTCGAGGCATTGCCGCGTAACGCTTCAGGTAAAATTCTCAAGCGCGAACTGCGCGCTCCCTATTGGGCTGGTCGTGAGCGGCAGGTGAATTGA
- a CDS encoding carbohydrate binding family 9 domain-containing protein, giving the protein MSRLKKLVMWSGRLRAARASRPYRVGVVNTLVVLLALWCSPAGVGAQTAPADAAPERGASETREVRRADGSVIVLPPEKARPIRVPRFQTPPTIDGRLDDEAWKTAVVLTDFYQISPGDNIAPSKPTQVYLGYDARHLYMAFYCFDEPDKIRATVAQRDDVFGEDNVRVYLDTFNDQRRAYLLAFNPYGIQQDGIFTEGRGPDFTVDIVMESKGQITADGWTVEVAVPFKSLRYQAGQDKVWGFHVVRNIDRFNDELSSWLPISRDRTGTLNQAAKLVGLEQIDTERTLEIVPSLTLSETGRRVRPAAGADSANNPGLSNSGRFVNEPVKGDLGVTVKYSLSPNVTLDAAINPDFAQIEADETVVTANQRFPIFYPEKRPFFLEGVEIFQSPLQAVNTRSIIDPDVAVKLTGKRGRNTFGLMLASDNAPGSFSEDERNDPALRPRIERFLGKNATIGVLRLKRDIGRESEIGLLGTSYNFIERHNHLGGLDGRFKVDDKTVFGFQVLGTTSRRFFYDPDTNRRVYRDGHALAYQVTYDYTARHLGWFINGLGRSRDYRADVGFTRRTNTNDWTTGLRLSSEPNATATIIEKSWRNFLSADFDFQGRLQSWGTHSSFNLRLQRNTNVNVRGTVGYERLFEEEFGPKRSATQAGAFFGPDAERAAYQRGVSASFRSNPSKKFNGEISVGYSWNQFDFDFGAGRRFPRVSPAALADPKASLDPGPGRAFNLEAELELKPSESWSAELGYTRSNLTRNDTRRVAFDTHIFSWRSTYQFTRFTFVRTRIDYETLTANARGQFLFGWTPNPGTAIYAGYNDDINYNGFNPFTGAFEPQFQRNRRTFFVKLSYLLRRSF; this is encoded by the coding sequence ATGAGCCGGCTAAAAAAATTGGTTATGTGGAGTGGCAGGTTGCGGGCGGCCAGGGCAAGCCGGCCATATCGAGTAGGAGTCGTCAACACGTTGGTTGTGTTGCTTGCCCTATGGTGCTCCCCGGCTGGTGTCGGAGCGCAGACGGCGCCGGCTGACGCGGCACCGGAGCGCGGCGCATCAGAAACCAGAGAAGTCAGACGGGCTGACGGGTCAGTGATCGTGCTGCCGCCAGAAAAGGCTCGACCGATTCGCGTGCCACGTTTCCAAACGCCGCCGACGATTGATGGCCGACTGGATGATGAGGCGTGGAAAACGGCCGTCGTGTTGACGGATTTCTATCAGATTTCTCCCGGCGACAACATCGCGCCGTCCAAGCCGACGCAAGTCTACCTCGGTTACGATGCGCGTCATCTGTACATGGCGTTTTACTGTTTCGACGAGCCTGATAAGATTCGCGCGACAGTTGCCCAGCGTGATGATGTATTCGGCGAAGATAACGTTCGCGTCTATCTGGACACGTTTAACGACCAACGGCGCGCCTATCTGCTCGCGTTCAACCCGTATGGTATTCAGCAAGACGGCATTTTTACGGAAGGTCGCGGTCCGGATTTCACAGTGGACATCGTCATGGAGTCAAAGGGGCAGATCACGGCTGATGGTTGGACGGTTGAGGTGGCTGTGCCGTTCAAGTCGCTGCGCTACCAAGCAGGCCAAGACAAAGTGTGGGGCTTTCACGTGGTGCGCAACATTGATCGGTTCAACGATGAGCTGAGTTCGTGGCTGCCGATCTCGCGCGATCGAACCGGCACGCTCAACCAAGCGGCGAAGCTGGTTGGCTTGGAGCAAATTGATACCGAACGCACATTGGAAATCGTGCCCAGCCTGACGCTCTCGGAAACGGGGCGGCGCGTGCGCCCTGCCGCTGGGGCTGATTCAGCGAACAATCCGGGACTGTCCAATTCAGGGCGGTTTGTCAATGAACCTGTCAAGGGCGATCTCGGCGTGACGGTCAAGTACAGTCTATCGCCTAACGTGACACTGGACGCGGCCATTAATCCTGATTTTGCTCAAATCGAAGCCGATGAGACCGTCGTCACTGCCAATCAGCGATTTCCTATTTTCTATCCGGAGAAACGACCGTTCTTTCTGGAAGGCGTCGAAATTTTTCAATCGCCGCTGCAAGCCGTCAATACGCGCAGCATCATTGATCCCGATGTAGCCGTCAAGCTGACGGGCAAGCGAGGTCGAAACACGTTTGGCCTTATGCTGGCTTCGGATAACGCGCCTGGCAGCTTCAGCGAGGACGAACGCAATGATCCGGCGCTGCGCCCGCGCATCGAACGCTTTTTGGGGAAAAACGCCACGATCGGCGTGCTGCGGTTGAAACGAGACATTGGCCGTGAATCAGAAATCGGGTTGCTCGGCACGAGTTACAATTTCATCGAGCGACATAATCACCTGGGCGGGCTGGACGGGCGCTTCAAGGTTGATGACAAGACCGTATTCGGCTTTCAAGTGCTGGGCACGACGTCGCGACGCTTCTTTTATGATCCGGACACGAATCGGCGCGTCTACCGTGACGGTCACGCGCTGGCCTATCAGGTGACGTACGATTACACGGCTCGTCATCTGGGGTGGTTCATCAACGGGCTTGGCCGTTCACGGGATTACCGAGCGGATGTCGGGTTCACGCGGCGCACCAACACCAATGATTGGACGACCGGGCTGCGACTGAGTTCAGAGCCGAATGCCACGGCCACGATCATCGAGAAATCGTGGCGCAATTTCCTAAGCGCTGATTTCGACTTTCAAGGCCGGCTACAGAGTTGGGGCACTCACAGTAGTTTCAACCTTCGGTTGCAACGCAACACGAATGTGAACGTGAGAGGCACTGTCGGCTACGAGCGGCTGTTTGAAGAAGAGTTTGGGCCCAAACGGAGCGCGACGCAGGCGGGCGCTTTCTTTGGGCCTGACGCCGAGCGCGCCGCCTATCAACGCGGCGTGTCCGCTTCGTTCAGGTCGAATCCGAGCAAGAAGTTCAATGGCGAGATCTCCGTCGGCTACAGTTGGAATCAATTCGATTTCGACTTTGGAGCCGGTCGGCGATTCCCGCGCGTGAGTCCGGCTGCGTTAGCTGATCCGAAGGCTTCGCTTGATCCCGGACCAGGTCGGGCATTCAATCTGGAAGCTGAGCTTGAACTGAAACCCTCGGAGAGCTGGAGCGCCGAGCTCGGCTACACGCGGAGCAACCTGACACGCAATGATACAAGACGCGTGGCTTTCGATACGCACATCTTCTCATGGCGCTCAACCTATCAATTCACTCGATTCACCTTTGTGCGGACGCGCATTGATTATGAAACGCTGACGGCAAATGCGCGGGGTCAGTTCCTTTTCGGCTGGACGCCGAATCCCGGCACAGCCATTTACGCCGGTTACAACGATGACATCAATTACAACGGGTTTAACCCGTTCACCGGCGCGTTCGAGCCGCAGTTTCAACGCAATCGTCGTACCTTTTTCGTGAAACTCTCGTACCTGCTGCGCCGCAGTTTTTGA